In a single window of the Veillonella sp. genome:
- the tuf gene encoding elongation factor Tu, whose amino-acid sequence MAKEKFERTKPHVNIGTIGHVDHGKTTLTAAITKVLAEKGQADFQDYSMIDKAPEERERGITINTAHVEYETANRHYAHVDCPGHADYVKNMITGAAQMDGAILVCSAADGPMPQTREHILLARQVGVPAIVVFLNKADMVDDEELIELVEMEVRELLSSYEFPGDEVPIVVGSALKALEGDAQYVAKIDDLMDAVDSYIPTPVRDTDKPFLMPVEDVFTITGRGTVATGRVERGQVNVGDTIEVVGLKEKAEQYVVTGLEMFRKVLDSAVAGDNVGALLRGVDRKDIERGQVLAKPGSIKPHTKFKAEVYVLTKEEGGRHTPFFSNYRPQFYFRTTDVTGVVNLPEGVEMCMPGDNVTMNIELITPIAIEEGLRFAIREGGHTVGAGVVTAIEG is encoded by the coding sequence ATGGCAAAAGAAAAATTTGAACGTACGAAACCGCATGTTAACATCGGTACAATCGGTCACGTTGACCATGGTAAAACTACTTTGACTGCTGCAATCACAAAAGTATTGGCTGAAAAAGGCCAAGCTGACTTCCAAGATTACAGTATGATCGATAAAGCTCCAGAAGAACGTGAACGTGGTATCACAATTAACACTGCACACGTTGAGTATGAAACTGCTAACCGTCACTATGCACACGTTGACTGCCCAGGCCATGCTGACTATGTTAAAAACATGATCACTGGTGCGGCTCAAATGGACGGCGCTATCTTGGTATGTTCCGCAGCTGACGGCCCTATGCCACAAACTCGCGAACACATCTTGTTGGCTCGCCAAGTTGGTGTTCCTGCAATCGTAGTATTCTTGAACAAAGCTGACATGGTTGACGACGAAGAATTGATCGAATTAGTAGAAATGGAAGTTCGTGAACTTCTTTCTTCCTATGAATTCCCTGGCGACGAAGTACCTATCGTTGTAGGTTCCGCTTTGAAAGCTTTGGAAGGCGACGCTCAATATGTAGCTAAAATCGACGACTTGATGGACGCTGTAGACTCCTACATCCCAACACCAGTTCGTGATACTGACAAACCTTTCTTGATGCCTGTAGAGGACGTTTTCACAATCACTGGTCGTGGTACAGTAGCAACTGGCCGTGTTGAACGTGGTCAAGTAAACGTTGGGGATACTATCGAAGTAGTAGGCTTGAAAGAAAAAGCTGAACAATACGTAGTAACTGGTCTTGAAATGTTCCGTAAAGTGTTGGATTCTGCAGTAGCAGGTGACAACGTAGGTGCATTGCTTCGTGGTGTTGACCGTAAAGACATCGAACGTGGTCAAGTATTGGCTAAACCAGGTTCCATCAAACCACACACAAAATTCAAAGCAGAAGTTTACGTATTGACTAAAGAAGAAGGTGGCCGTCATACTCCATTCTTCTCCAACTACCGTCCACAATTCTACTTCCGTACAACAGACGTAACAGGTGTTGTAAACCTTCCTGAAGGTGTAGAAATGTGTATGCCTGGCGATAACGTAACAATGAACATCGAATTGATTACACCAATCGCTATTGAAGAAGGTCTTCGTTTCGCGATTCGCGAAGGTGGCCATACAGTAGGCGCTGGCGTAGTAACAGCAATCGAAGGTTAA
- the brxF gene encoding BREX-3 system P-loop-containing protein BrxF, with protein MVTVQDVKERWEKIQNDDERILFIVGGPGSGKSLLIRELSEQKGWKYLEAKQLIEEEFLLVPRDERPQLAEEVICRALSRSDTEVVLLDGINVFFAPILNLEPFELLKTISKKYPIVVGWRGHLEGDQLYLEHNNDPKHAVVTIAHPDHVVVID; from the coding sequence ATGGTTACTGTACAAGATGTAAAAGAACGTTGGGAAAAAATTCAAAACGATGATGAACGTATATTGTTTATCGTTGGTGGTCCAGGTTCTGGTAAAAGTTTGCTAATTCGTGAATTGTCCGAGCAAAAAGGTTGGAAATACTTGGAAGCTAAACAGCTTATCGAAGAAGAATTCCTACTTGTACCTCGTGATGAACGTCCTCAATTAGCAGAAGAAGTTATTTGTCGTGCTCTTAGCCGTAGTGATACTGAAGTAGTATTGCTCGATGGCATTAATGTATTCTTTGCGCCAATCTTAAATTTAGAACCATTTGAATTACTAAAAACTATTAGTAAGAAGTATCCTATTGTCGTTGGCTGGCGTGGTCACCTTGAAGGAGATCAGTTGTACTTAGAACATAACAATGATCCAAAACATGCTGTAGTTACTATTGCACATCCAGATCATGTTGTTGTAATCGACTAA